One region of Choristoneura fumiferana chromosome 3, NRCan_CFum_1, whole genome shotgun sequence genomic DNA includes:
- the LOC141426606 gene encoding uncharacterized protein isoform X1 has protein sequence MPKPDKYSMYVQYVQLPGTALAPVARFKRLFLLAKLVGACILLFFIIGLNNTWFFITTNIDDIYSKHLNHSNDLSTIRTKGCRIPFMRPIEPSFQHLIEYPKSLKPCQAKPLVGSNKTHVWIEKENMHSYNISDHKNFTCCYKSFIRPVQVDDITSRSIDNRVKYSDCKNFSDVIKVTDEFVKIICGNDEIIFDTFLLFALEKKLHNGNQNKKIPYNILIMGIDAVSRLNLHRTMPKTVDYLKSLGAIELLGYNKVGDNTFPNLIPMLMGKTDAELRETCTPNHQSTFDNCPFVWEWFRQAGFATALAEDTASLGTFNYNLYGFKGTPTDYYIHTFMHEAEHQVGTNKMLNCKLCMNEKYFFDILLDYVDDLTTTLKLKMFGFFWETTMSHDFLNYPMVMDQSYVNILSKWHLSGYLNETILFLVSDHGLRWGEFRSTKQGYLEERLPFVFALMPPSFRENYSEAYHNLKLNSHRLTTPFDMHATLMDLVSLDKIKNEIIISRSKEHYAEYRSISLFIPISENRTCKSAQIDDHWCTCHRIIKSSTESSEAREAAQHVVSHMNYLVRDYPQCANLTVAQLLNVTKMVSRNAGDKMEWPELTIVLRAEPSGGLFEATLGNGSGKWVLAGSVSRLNLYGDQSRCVSDNRLKLYCYCISPRPT, from the exons ATGCCCAAACCTGACAAATACAG CATGTATGTACAATATGTACAGCTGCCCGGAACTGCGCTGGCGCCGGTCGCGCGCTTTAAACGTCTGTTCCTGCTCGCCAAGCTGGTTGGCGCCTGTATTCTTCTGTTCTTCATCATAGGACTCAATAACACGTGGTTTTTCATTACAACAAACATTGACGATATTTATTCGAAACACCTAAATCACTCTAATGATCTAAGTACTATCCGTACAAAAGGGTGCCGAATACCTTTTATGAGACCAATAGAGCCTTCATTTCAACATCTCATAGAATATCCAAAAAGCTTGAAACCGTGCCAAGCTAAGCCTTTAGTTGGGTCGAACAAAACCCACGTTTGGATTGAAAAGGAAAACATGCATTCTTATAATATAAGTGATCACAAGAATTTTACATGTTGCTATAAATCATTCATTCGTCCAGTACAAGTGGATGATATAACGTCACGATCAATTGACAACCGAGTGAAATACAGTGATTGTAAAAACTTTTCAGATGTTATAAAAGTTACTGATGagtttgttaaaataatttgtggcaatgatgaaataattttcgacacctttttattatttgccctagaaaaaaaacttcataatggcaatcaaaataaaaaaataccttacaACATTTTGATCATGGGAATAGATGCAGTATCTAGATTAAACTTGCATAGAACCATGCCAAAAACTGTAGACTATCTGAAAAGTTTAGGTGCTATAGAATTGCTCGGTTACAATAAAGTGGGAGATAACACGTTCCCAAATTTAATCCCAATGTTAATGGGTAAAACAGATGCTGAGTTACGGGAGACATGCACTCCTAACCATCAGTCAACGTTCGACAACTGTCCCTTTGTGTGGGAGTGGTTCCGACAGGCTGGTTTCGCGACTGCGCTAGCCGAAGACACGGCAAGTCTGGGAACCTTTAACTACAACCTATACGGCTTCAAAGGTACTCCAACAGACTACTACATTCACACGTTCATGCATGAGGCAGAACACCAAGTAGGAACCAACAAAATGCTAAATTGTAAATTATGCATGAacgagaaatatttttttgatatattaCTAGACTATGTGGATGACCTAACTAcaacgttaaaattaaaaatgtttggaTTCTTCTGGGAAACCACAATGAGTcacgattttttaaattatccaaTGGTGATGGACCAAAGCTACGTTAACATTTTGAGTAAGTGGCACCTTTCTGGTTACCTGAATGAAACGATTCTGTTCTTAGTCAGTGATCACGGCTTAAGATGGGGTGAATTTCGGTCAACAAAACAAGGATATTTAGAGGAAAGACTGCCCTTTGTGTTCGCTTTAATGCCTCCCTCGTTTCGTGAAAATTATAGTGAGGCGTACCACAATCTAAAACTGAACAGCCATCGCCTAACCACACCATTTGACATGCATGCCACTCTAATGGACCTAGTGAGTCTTGataaaatcaaaaatgaaataattatctCGCGAAGCAAAGAGCATTATGCGGAATACCGTAGCATCAGTTTGTTTATACCGATATCAGAGAACAGAACATGTAAATCGGCACAAATAGATGACCATTGGTGTACTTGTCATAGAATCATAAAATCATCGACAGAGAGTTCGGAAGCGCGAGAGGCCGCGCAACACGTAGTATCGCATATGAACTATCTTGTTAGGGATTATCCGCAGTGTGCTAATCTCACGGTCGCTCAACTACTGAATGTAACTAAAATGGTATCTCGTAACGCGGGTGACAAAATGGAGTGGCCGGAATTGACCATTGTATTGCGCGCTGAACCGAGTGGCGGCTTGTTTGAAGCCACGCTTGGTAATGGCAGTGGCAAGTGGGTGCTTGCGGGCTCCGTCAGCCGACTCAACCTATATGGCGACCAAAGCCGATGTGTGTCGGATAACCGACTAAAACTTTACTGTTATTGTATATCACCTAGGCCAACCTAA
- the LOC141426606 gene encoding uncharacterized protein isoform X2, producing MYVQYVQLPGTALAPVARFKRLFLLAKLVGACILLFFIIGLNNTWFFITTNIDDIYSKHLNHSNDLSTIRTKGCRIPFMRPIEPSFQHLIEYPKSLKPCQAKPLVGSNKTHVWIEKENMHSYNISDHKNFTCCYKSFIRPVQVDDITSRSIDNRVKYSDCKNFSDVIKVTDEFVKIICGNDEIIFDTFLLFALEKKLHNGNQNKKIPYNILIMGIDAVSRLNLHRTMPKTVDYLKSLGAIELLGYNKVGDNTFPNLIPMLMGKTDAELRETCTPNHQSTFDNCPFVWEWFRQAGFATALAEDTASLGTFNYNLYGFKGTPTDYYIHTFMHEAEHQVGTNKMLNCKLCMNEKYFFDILLDYVDDLTTTLKLKMFGFFWETTMSHDFLNYPMVMDQSYVNILSKWHLSGYLNETILFLVSDHGLRWGEFRSTKQGYLEERLPFVFALMPPSFRENYSEAYHNLKLNSHRLTTPFDMHATLMDLVSLDKIKNEIIISRSKEHYAEYRSISLFIPISENRTCKSAQIDDHWCTCHRIIKSSTESSEAREAAQHVVSHMNYLVRDYPQCANLTVAQLLNVTKMVSRNAGDKMEWPELTIVLRAEPSGGLFEATLGNGSGKWVLAGSVSRLNLYGDQSRCVSDNRLKLYCYCISPRPT from the coding sequence ATGTATGTACAATATGTACAGCTGCCCGGAACTGCGCTGGCGCCGGTCGCGCGCTTTAAACGTCTGTTCCTGCTCGCCAAGCTGGTTGGCGCCTGTATTCTTCTGTTCTTCATCATAGGACTCAATAACACGTGGTTTTTCATTACAACAAACATTGACGATATTTATTCGAAACACCTAAATCACTCTAATGATCTAAGTACTATCCGTACAAAAGGGTGCCGAATACCTTTTATGAGACCAATAGAGCCTTCATTTCAACATCTCATAGAATATCCAAAAAGCTTGAAACCGTGCCAAGCTAAGCCTTTAGTTGGGTCGAACAAAACCCACGTTTGGATTGAAAAGGAAAACATGCATTCTTATAATATAAGTGATCACAAGAATTTTACATGTTGCTATAAATCATTCATTCGTCCAGTACAAGTGGATGATATAACGTCACGATCAATTGACAACCGAGTGAAATACAGTGATTGTAAAAACTTTTCAGATGTTATAAAAGTTACTGATGagtttgttaaaataatttgtggcaatgatgaaataattttcgacacctttttattatttgccctagaaaaaaaacttcataatggcaatcaaaataaaaaaataccttacaACATTTTGATCATGGGAATAGATGCAGTATCTAGATTAAACTTGCATAGAACCATGCCAAAAACTGTAGACTATCTGAAAAGTTTAGGTGCTATAGAATTGCTCGGTTACAATAAAGTGGGAGATAACACGTTCCCAAATTTAATCCCAATGTTAATGGGTAAAACAGATGCTGAGTTACGGGAGACATGCACTCCTAACCATCAGTCAACGTTCGACAACTGTCCCTTTGTGTGGGAGTGGTTCCGACAGGCTGGTTTCGCGACTGCGCTAGCCGAAGACACGGCAAGTCTGGGAACCTTTAACTACAACCTATACGGCTTCAAAGGTACTCCAACAGACTACTACATTCACACGTTCATGCATGAGGCAGAACACCAAGTAGGAACCAACAAAATGCTAAATTGTAAATTATGCATGAacgagaaatatttttttgatatattaCTAGACTATGTGGATGACCTAACTAcaacgttaaaattaaaaatgtttggaTTCTTCTGGGAAACCACAATGAGTcacgattttttaaattatccaaTGGTGATGGACCAAAGCTACGTTAACATTTTGAGTAAGTGGCACCTTTCTGGTTACCTGAATGAAACGATTCTGTTCTTAGTCAGTGATCACGGCTTAAGATGGGGTGAATTTCGGTCAACAAAACAAGGATATTTAGAGGAAAGACTGCCCTTTGTGTTCGCTTTAATGCCTCCCTCGTTTCGTGAAAATTATAGTGAGGCGTACCACAATCTAAAACTGAACAGCCATCGCCTAACCACACCATTTGACATGCATGCCACTCTAATGGACCTAGTGAGTCTTGataaaatcaaaaatgaaataattatctCGCGAAGCAAAGAGCATTATGCGGAATACCGTAGCATCAGTTTGTTTATACCGATATCAGAGAACAGAACATGTAAATCGGCACAAATAGATGACCATTGGTGTACTTGTCATAGAATCATAAAATCATCGACAGAGAGTTCGGAAGCGCGAGAGGCCGCGCAACACGTAGTATCGCATATGAACTATCTTGTTAGGGATTATCCGCAGTGTGCTAATCTCACGGTCGCTCAACTACTGAATGTAACTAAAATGGTATCTCGTAACGCGGGTGACAAAATGGAGTGGCCGGAATTGACCATTGTATTGCGCGCTGAACCGAGTGGCGGCTTGTTTGAAGCCACGCTTGGTAATGGCAGTGGCAAGTGGGTGCTTGCGGGCTCCGTCAGCCGACTCAACCTATATGGCGACCAAAGCCGATGTGTGTCGGATAACCGACTAAAACTTTACTGTTATTGTATATCACCTAGGCCAACCTAA